CACACTCGGATAAGGTGAAGAAGAAGATCACCCGCGAACTGATCACAACAATCCTCTCGCGTAAGCCGAAGATGTGTTCCTTCTTGGAGTGGAAAGATTGTACGATCGTTTACAAAAGGTAAAACATTGGAGAGCCTCGACGATGAACCAACAGCTTCATATAACCGCAAATCATTTCCACTCCACAGATACGCCAGCTTGTACTTTTGTTGCGCTATCGAACAGAACGATAATGAGCTGTTAACGCTGGAAGTAATACACAGATACGTGGAGCTGTTGGACAAATACTTCGGTAGTGTAAGTACCCGACACAGATTGGAGCAAACTATATGTACGCTGTCGGTAATCATCGGTCCACCATTTCAGGTCTGTGAGCTGGACATTATTTTCAACTTCGAGAAGGCCTATTTCATACTAGACGAGCTGCTGGTGGGAGGCGAAATACAGGAAACGTCCAAAAAGAACGTCCTCAAGGCAATCGCAGCTCAAGATGTGCTACAAGAGGTCAGTACACCCGATGATTCTTACGATATATAAGCTCACAGTAAGCGATGAAACGCTTGATCGATGTCATCGAGACTCTTGCCACCAACATGTTTACAGAAGCTACTGCAAAACCACAGACACAAAACGCGAACCGATGCCTTAACTTTGTTTAAACagaaaacatttacattttcatcCAACTACAACACGCTATATTGGCTCGCTCGTACCATCGCTCATCAGCTCATGGTCAGCAACGTACAATCTGCCGTTGCTGACGTTGCGTTAAATACGCTTTACGTTTATTGCATCTGCTATTCCTGCCGACTCATGCcattgtatttttctttttaaattatcaTCCTACCTACGTGTGTCGGTTAGGTAGAGCAaggattgttttgttaaagTTATTGTTGATCAGCGTGCTTTTAGTTTTAGTTATTGTCcttgtgttttgttattgtttagtATGATTCTAATGTTTCTTTATAGCCTATTTGGTACGACTAGTTCTGTTTGAGCTTATGTTTTCGTTCGAAAACGTTTCACTACcaaattttctttcttgccTGAGCCAAAAATTTGcccaattttgttttgtttgttttaatgtcttgtttatttgtgttgCTATTATTTACCTTAATATTCCCTAATTTTGTTCGGAGTCCGTTAGATAGCCGTGATGCATAGGGTATACACAAATACCCACTTACACACTATATAAGAGGGTTGGTTTAATGTTGAAGGTTGAATATATATCACTCAGCATTATACCAGCCaagtaattataaaataagttttttttaacgtatTCAGATTGAACCTCCCCCTTTTATCAAAGGCAGCATGAAAAAGTGTAGTACTTAAATTAAACTAAGCGTTAGCGTTAAGTATAGTTACAATAACAGCATCCATAATGTTTAACATCTGAATTAGATCGTACTGGAATGTGCTCTGTTAATTGTAAaactgcaaaaaagaaaatcctctTACATTGCTTACTGTCTTAGTCCGTCCATTTATCTCGTATGCGTTAGTGTCGTAGTGTCTTGCCCCTCATGTCGTTTTGATCTAAAAAAAGACCACAAAAAAGCCAGAAAACCAGCATGTAAGCGAATGCGTTACTAATACCTTTCATGGGTGGGTAGCTTAGTCTCTTTGTTCGTAGTTTTTTTAGTTTCTGCTAGAAATCTTGTCCGTCctctttttccctttctttccttctttctgtgtgtaatgttttattatgaagtgaatatttattacatttgatAGTTCTATTTACATATTAtctaaatataaatttaatttcaaatttatttctacgaggaaaaaaatatttgatcgTGGATGAACTCTTTTGTTCTGCAATAAGCTCGCTCGCAATCTATGTTTGAATCATACAACTGACTTCACTTACAGATCTATTCGATAATGTTGTGCTTATCTGACTGCCTTATTGCAAACACTTTGCAAAGTGTTTTTTCAGCTTTTGACGCTTTCTATCAACCAAATGCAAGCACAATAATGATACGCTGTTAGAAGACCATAACTCTTTACCCTCGTATCTCTTTATCACTTCAATTCTTTcacttttctctctttttctcttttttctttcacgaTTTTATTCTTCGAATTTtatactgtttttttatttaaaaaaaatgcaaattggAATCTGTTGTGAACGAAAACTGCCAACACACCCGACCATGGCTATAATGTGACCGGTTGAAAATACGAAACACAACGCAATTGATCGGCATTGATGGTTGATATCATCGTAATCGCCATCGTTAAATTTGTAGGATTTAAACGAAACTCTTAACTGATAAATTGGCCCCATTCTCCGCTGTAGGTAGTATCGAACTAGACATATTTCTTTCCCATAtcgttcattattttaaatgaatgcTTCCGTAGTTGCTTTCTGTTTATGTATCTATTTCATGAGCGTATTCTTTTCCAGCTAGTGATGCATCAGTTTGGTGCTTTACGCTTCAgctttgttcgtttgttggtATATATTTGGAAATTCTTCTACAATCACTCACgcatttttctctttctcgatGCGTCCAACATGTGGTTGCGAagttgttttgtatttatcCATATTtccgtgtttcttttttcttcttccgtttcCTTCCCGCACACCAAACGAACCTGATTGATGCAGCAAAAGGAACTGGAGTGCTAATATgtgcgaatgaatgaaacactAGCAATAATCTCAAACACATTAAAGCTACAACCAGCTGCTTCTTTGTTCCGTTTACTACTCCGCTATTGTGCATTAGGCGCCGTTACTGGTTCTACTCAAGCAGGCAAATAGTTTCGtacagaaaacaaagcaatagtGTGGCTTTATGGTTTGGCAAGCGATTACTCCGTGCTTCCCTTATTTTGACACTTTCAACAGCAGGCAATACAGTATGTCAAACGACAGAACCGGGCTATAAAACAAAGGCGCGCACGCATCTTCACGCTCATCTGTGCTGTAAATATGCAATGGTTAGGATTGTTTCTCAAATGTGCTTTTCTAGTCTTGTTACACATTTAAAACTTTCCTTCTCATTACTGTTTAATTATTCTTCACTTTCACTACTATTATATCGTCTTTTTATCATGTTCTGGTTGTTCCGCTTTGTTCTTAGGTCCGTTTTTATTATGTATAGTTAATTTCTAATTACATTGACTCGCAATTCTATATAACGCAATGCAAAGAATGCTGCGATTGCTTTTCTTGAAAAATCGACAAAGATATTGGGATTAGGTCCCCTGGTGCTTGCATGCAGCGCATCATTACATATTGGTTCTGTCATTACACCAACATCATCCTTCACTTTGAACCATGCCTTAAGTTGATTGGTTTGGTCGCCACCCTTACGACATTATTTCCACAACCcactaaactcaccaaaacttcCGTTGCAGGTTTTAGACGATGAAGATTATTTCCTATTGTACTAAATTCAAACCCCGCCTTTGCCGTCGTTTGAAGTCTTCCCGATCGTATCAAACGCGATTTGCCGAACAAGACACTACCACGCAAAACCATAAACTAAGACACATTCTTCAACAACTTGTGCTTGTACACCGCTGCAAGTGAGAGGATTTCTTTTTCGAGTTTTCGTGATAAAGTTCGCTCCCGAAAACGATCATACGGAAAAGGTTGACAATGGTTTTTagtgaaata
This region of Anopheles marshallii chromosome 2, idAnoMarsDA_429_01, whole genome shotgun sequence genomic DNA includes:
- the LOC128710016 gene encoding AP-1 complex subunit sigma-2; amino-acid sequence: MQENDGTLEKLQFMLLFSRQGKLRLQKWYVAHSDKVKKKITRELITTILSRKPKMCSFLEWKDCTIVYKRYASLYFCCAIEQNDNELLTLEVIHRYVELLDKYFGSVCELDIIFNFEKAYFILDELLVGGEIQETSKKNVLKAIAAQDVLQEDETPQGFFEDHGLG